The proteins below are encoded in one region of Lactuca sativa cultivar Salinas chromosome 3, Lsat_Salinas_v11, whole genome shotgun sequence:
- the LOC111898495 gene encoding bZIP transcription factor 68 isoform X2 has product MGSREMDKPVKEAKESTKETPTSQEQSSGNPMGAVPDWTGFQAYSPMPPHGYLASSPQAPPYMWGVQHLMPPYGAPHPYLAMYPHGGMYTHPSMPPGSYPYPYAMPSPNGVAEASGNTTPGSMEVNGKSSEGKEKLPIKRSKGSLGSLNMITGKNNESSKAGASGNGSYPKSGESGSEGSSEGSDANSENNSQMKSGSRQDSMEGEESQNGNNMHGCQNGGPNHSMAIVPISGPGSVVGGPTTGTNLNIGGMLAAAAGSRETIQPQIWLQDERELKRQRRKQSNRESARRSRLRKQAECDELAQRAEALKDENASLRAEVKRIRTDYDQLLAENASLKERLGETPKKNNEEGETQT; this is encoded by the exons ATGGGAAGTAGGGAGATGGATAAACCTGTAAAGGAGGCAAAAGAATCGACAAAAGAGACTCCAACTTCCCAG GAGCAGTCCTCAGGTAATCCCATGGGGGCTGTCCCTGATTGGACGGGTTTTCAG GCTTATTCCCCTATGCCTCCACATGGGTACTTAGCATCAAGTCCTCAAGCACCTCCCTACATGTGGGGGGTTCAG CATCTTATGCCACCTTATGGTGCACCCCATCCGTATCTTGCTATGTATCCCCATGGTGGCATGTATACTCATCCATCTATGCCTCCG GGATCATATCCTTATCCATATGCAATGCCCTCTCCAAACGGTGTTGCTGAAGCTTCT GGTAATACTACACCTGGAAGTATGGAAGTGAATGGTAAGTCGTCTGAGGGGAAAGAGAAACTTCCTATTAAACGATCAAAGGGAAGTCTTGGAAGTTTAAATATGATCACAGGCAAGAACAATGAATCCAGTAAAGCAGGTGCATCTGGTAATGGATCTTATCCCAAAAG TGGTGAGAGTGGAAGTGAAGGTTCAAGTGAAGGAAGTGATGCAAATTCTGAAAAT AATTCACAAATGAAGTCAGGATCAAGGCAGGATTCTATGGAAG GTGAAGAATCTCAGAATGGAAACAACATGCATGGTTGTCAAAATGGAGGGCCAAATCATTCAATGGCGATTGTGCCAATATCAGGTCCAGGAAGTGTTGTAGGTGGTCCCACCACAGGCACAAATTTAAATATTG GGGGAATGCTTGCTGCTGCTGCTGGCTCAAGGGAAACCATTCAGCCACAGATCTGGCTACAG GATGAAAGGGAGCTAAAGAGGCAGAGAAGGAAGCAATCCAATAGGGAATCTGCTCGCAGATCCAGATTACGCAAACAG GCGGAATGTGATGAACTGGCTCAACGGGCAGAAGCGTTGAAGGATGAAAATGCGTCTCTTAGAGCAGAAGTGAAGCGTATTAGGACTGATTATGACCAGCTTCTTGCTGAGAATGCATCCCTTAAG GAGAGACTAGGGGAAACtcctaaaaaaaataatgaagagGGAGAAACACAAACATAG
- the LOC111898495 gene encoding bZIP transcription factor 68 isoform X1 — protein sequence MGSREMDKPVKEAKESTKETPTSQEQSSGNPMGAVPDWTGFQAYSPMPPHGYLASSPQAPPYMWGVQHLMPPYGAPHPYLAMYPHGGMYTHPSMPPGSYPYPYAMPSPNGVAEASGNTTPGSMEVNGKSSEGKEKLPIKRSKGSLGSLNMITGKNNESSKAGASGNGSYPKSGESGSEGSSEGSDANSENNSQMKSGSRQDSMEGEESQNGNNMHGCQNGGPNHSMAIVPISGPGSVVGGPTTGTNLNIVSGGMLAAAAGSRETIQPQIWLQDERELKRQRRKQSNRESARRSRLRKQAECDELAQRAEALKDENASLRAEVKRIRTDYDQLLAENASLKERLGETPKKNNEEGETQT from the exons ATGGGAAGTAGGGAGATGGATAAACCTGTAAAGGAGGCAAAAGAATCGACAAAAGAGACTCCAACTTCCCAG GAGCAGTCCTCAGGTAATCCCATGGGGGCTGTCCCTGATTGGACGGGTTTTCAG GCTTATTCCCCTATGCCTCCACATGGGTACTTAGCATCAAGTCCTCAAGCACCTCCCTACATGTGGGGGGTTCAG CATCTTATGCCACCTTATGGTGCACCCCATCCGTATCTTGCTATGTATCCCCATGGTGGCATGTATACTCATCCATCTATGCCTCCG GGATCATATCCTTATCCATATGCAATGCCCTCTCCAAACGGTGTTGCTGAAGCTTCT GGTAATACTACACCTGGAAGTATGGAAGTGAATGGTAAGTCGTCTGAGGGGAAAGAGAAACTTCCTATTAAACGATCAAAGGGAAGTCTTGGAAGTTTAAATATGATCACAGGCAAGAACAATGAATCCAGTAAAGCAGGTGCATCTGGTAATGGATCTTATCCCAAAAG TGGTGAGAGTGGAAGTGAAGGTTCAAGTGAAGGAAGTGATGCAAATTCTGAAAAT AATTCACAAATGAAGTCAGGATCAAGGCAGGATTCTATGGAAG GTGAAGAATCTCAGAATGGAAACAACATGCATGGTTGTCAAAATGGAGGGCCAAATCATTCAATGGCGATTGTGCCAATATCAGGTCCAGGAAGTGTTGTAGGTGGTCCCACCACAGGCACAAATTTAAATATTG TTTCAGGGGGAATGCTTGCTGCTGCTGCTGGCTCAAGGGAAACCATTCAGCCACAGATCTGGCTACAG GATGAAAGGGAGCTAAAGAGGCAGAGAAGGAAGCAATCCAATAGGGAATCTGCTCGCAGATCCAGATTACGCAAACAG GCGGAATGTGATGAACTGGCTCAACGGGCAGAAGCGTTGAAGGATGAAAATGCGTCTCTTAGAGCAGAAGTGAAGCGTATTAGGACTGATTATGACCAGCTTCTTGCTGAGAATGCATCCCTTAAG GAGAGACTAGGGGAAACtcctaaaaaaaataatgaagagGGAGAAACACAAACATAG